Proteins from a genomic interval of Candidatus Rubidus massiliensis:
- the mfd gene encoding Transcription-repair-coupling factor, whose amino-acid sequence MENGAFEGIRLQQLKDALKNDNSIVIEGLWNSTKALVLSLAQKVTGKNILILTGASVEELRLFNDFPYFFERTIIDFPAWETLPSEKIAPSPDVVGERYTALKNLLNAQGSTIILSSVQAVLQKLIPPSKFSTSYLSLQTGQTHSFEMLVKKLQEMGYQKKSVASDKGEMALRGGIIDIFPVSSPDPFRIEFWGDEIESIRTFDPIGQKSIQVCKECDITAALELELINQEEQLANILDYLGPQTIVVFDDLLAIEDRYTSLINILGQAPRTFLSFENFLDRCAPLQKIYLSHEAIDELSEVRVKNSSQNQHYYSNQSPLYTLIFQMFGKELEAERWNHPFIPISSFLVPEETDSQVITGQDLLNNLSRLANSNFQTIFLSTHETEQQQFKKRIEEASYQLPNNATFQIGYLSSGFVNPDSELIIFPYTEITKRYKLRRQKQRSTYHAPVVEMYDLHPGDIVVHSNNGIAKYLGIEKKPNHLGNESEFFSLEYADQAKLYVPLNQAHLVSKYIGASEEIPKLNSLGNTKWKKTKELTEKAILGYASQLLDLYAKRSLKPGYVYPEDSFDVKSFEEEFPFVETEDQLEAVRNIKQDMQSAKNMDRLVCGDVGYGKTEVAMRAAFKAVVDGHKQVAILVPTTVLAMQHYENFCDRMANFPIRIGVLSRFRTSKQTKETLKKLAEGSLDIIIGTHRLIGSDVVFKDLGLIIIDEEQRFGVKAKEHLKQVKIGVDCLTLSATPIPRTLYMSLIGARDMSVISTPPQDRLPITTLLTDSNEQTIKTALLRELARDGQAYFIHNRVETIFEVADKLKKMLPQAKIVVAHGQMSSDEIDLAFHSFKNGQANILVATTIVESGIDIPNANTILIDRADTFGLADLYQLRGRVGRWIRKAYAYFLVKNLRSLSEMARKRLNALIGTSGYGGGMKIAMRDLEIRGAGNIIGTEQSGHVSEVGYHLYCKWLKRAILALEGKIPSTLVDTKLEFPSIDYGIPEKYINESNLRKEIYHRLGEAIEPEEIDTIWSELQDRFGTPPLQTKWLYHLSKVKVHASRHGFLLLRQDKLSLTMEKKKGGDVQTKKILLKPFKTPQELEDKLMQAMKSF is encoded by the coding sequence GTGGAGAATGGTGCTTTTGAAGGAATTCGGTTACAGCAGTTAAAAGATGCTTTAAAAAACGATAATTCTATAGTCATTGAAGGCTTATGGAATTCTACAAAGGCACTAGTTTTATCATTAGCACAAAAAGTTACCGGAAAAAATATCCTCATTTTAACAGGCGCAAGTGTTGAGGAATTGCGACTCTTTAATGATTTCCCCTACTTTTTTGAGCGGACAATTATTGATTTTCCCGCTTGGGAAACGCTCCCTTCTGAAAAAATTGCACCAAGTCCCGATGTTGTTGGAGAAAGATACACAGCTTTAAAAAATCTGTTAAATGCGCAAGGTTCCACTATTATTTTAAGTAGTGTCCAGGCCGTTTTACAAAAACTAATACCCCCTAGCAAATTTTCAACATCATACCTTTCTTTACAAACCGGGCAAACGCATTCTTTTGAAATGTTGGTCAAAAAATTACAAGAAATGGGGTATCAAAAAAAATCGGTTGCTTCTGACAAAGGGGAAATGGCTTTAAGGGGCGGTATTATCGATATTTTTCCAGTCTCTTCTCCAGATCCTTTCCGCATTGAATTTTGGGGAGATGAGATAGAATCAATTAGAACTTTCGACCCCATTGGCCAAAAATCTATTCAAGTTTGTAAAGAGTGTGACATAACAGCCGCTTTAGAATTAGAATTAATAAACCAAGAAGAACAATTAGCCAATATTTTAGATTACCTAGGTCCTCAAACTATTGTCGTTTTTGACGACCTCTTAGCCATTGAAGATAGGTACACTTCCCTAATTAATATTTTAGGACAAGCCCCGAGAACTTTTTTATCTTTTGAAAACTTTTTAGATCGGTGTGCCCCTTTACAAAAGATTTACTTAAGCCATGAAGCCATTGATGAATTAAGTGAAGTGCGTGTAAAAAATTCTTCCCAAAATCAACATTATTATTCAAATCAAAGCCCTTTATATACTTTGATTTTTCAAATGTTTGGCAAAGAACTTGAAGCTGAACGTTGGAATCACCCATTTATACCCATTTCTTCTTTTTTAGTGCCAGAAGAGACTGATAGCCAGGTTATTACAGGACAAGATCTTTTAAATAACTTATCTCGTCTTGCCAATTCTAATTTTCAGACTATTTTTTTAAGTACTCATGAAACAGAACAGCAACAATTTAAAAAAAGAATTGAAGAAGCCTCTTATCAATTACCCAATAACGCAACTTTTCAAATTGGCTATTTATCAAGCGGATTTGTGAATCCAGATTCTGAGCTTATAATTTTTCCATACACTGAAATCACAAAAAGATACAAATTAAGGCGCCAAAAACAAAGAAGCACTTATCACGCACCAGTCGTTGAAATGTATGACTTACATCCGGGAGATATAGTTGTCCATTCAAACAACGGCATAGCCAAATATTTGGGTATAGAAAAAAAGCCAAATCATCTTGGCAACGAAAGCGAATTTTTTTCACTCGAATATGCTGATCAAGCCAAACTATACGTACCTTTAAATCAAGCTCATTTAGTTAGTAAATATATTGGCGCCAGTGAAGAAATCCCCAAATTAAATTCACTTGGAAATACAAAGTGGAAAAAAACCAAAGAATTAACAGAAAAAGCAATTTTAGGTTACGCTTCTCAGTTGCTTGATCTTTATGCCAAACGATCTTTAAAACCAGGTTATGTCTATCCAGAAGATTCTTTTGATGTAAAAAGTTTTGAGGAAGAATTTCCTTTTGTAGAAACGGAAGATCAATTAGAAGCTGTTCGCAATATCAAGCAAGATATGCAATCTGCCAAAAATATGGATCGTTTAGTTTGTGGGGATGTTGGCTATGGCAAAACGGAAGTCGCCATGCGCGCGGCTTTTAAAGCTGTCGTTGACGGACATAAACAAGTGGCCATACTTGTGCCTACCACTGTTCTTGCCATGCAGCATTATGAAAATTTTTGTGATAGGATGGCAAACTTTCCGATTCGTATAGGGGTTTTATCCCGCTTTAGAACTTCCAAACAAACTAAAGAGACTTTAAAAAAGCTTGCGGAAGGATCGCTTGATATTATTATTGGCACACATCGTTTGATTGGTTCTGATGTTGTATTTAAAGATTTAGGTTTGATCATCATTGATGAAGAGCAAAGATTTGGAGTTAAAGCCAAGGAGCATTTAAAACAAGTTAAAATTGGCGTCGATTGCCTCACCCTTTCTGCAACCCCAATTCCTCGCACTTTATATATGTCCTTGATTGGGGCAAGAGATATGTCCGTTATAAGCACCCCTCCGCAAGATCGCCTTCCCATTACAACCCTGCTAACAGACTCCAACGAACAAACCATAAAAACAGCTCTTTTAAGAGAACTTGCAAGAGATGGGCAAGCCTACTTTATTCACAATAGAGTAGAAACTATTTTTGAAGTGGCTGACAAATTAAAAAAAATGCTTCCCCAAGCCAAAATTGTTGTGGCACATGGTCAAATGAGTAGTGATGAAATAGATTTGGCATTTCACTCGTTTAAAAATGGGCAAGCTAATATTTTAGTCGCAACAACCATAGTCGAAAGTGGTATTGATATTCCAAACGCGAATACAATATTAATCGACCGCGCTGACACCTTTGGCTTAGCGGATTTATATCAATTAAGAGGAAGAGTTGGTCGCTGGATTAGAAAAGCTTATGCTTACTTTTTGGTAAAAAATTTAAGATCATTATCTGAAATGGCAAGAAAACGATTAAATGCGTTAATTGGAACTTCAGGTTATGGCGGTGGCATGAAAATTGCTATGAGAGATTTAGAGATTAGAGGTGCTGGGAATATAATAGGAACAGAGCAATCAGGGCATGTATCAGAAGTTGGTTACCACTTATACTGTAAATGGCTGAAAAGAGCCATTTTGGCTTTAGAAGGGAAAATTCCAAGCACTTTAGTCGATACAAAATTAGAATTCCCCTCTATTGACTACGGAATCCCAGAAAAGTACATAAACGAAAGCAATTTACGAAAAGAAATTTACCATCGTTTGGGAGAAGCTATTGAACCGGAAGAGATCGATACTATTTGGTCAGAATTACAAGATAGATTTGGAACCCCTCCTTTACAAACCAAATGGCTTTATCATTTATCTAAAGTAAAAGTACATGCATCACGTCATGGCTTTTTACTCTTGCGACAGGATAAATTATCCCTGACTATGGAAAAGAAAAAGGGTGGAGATGTTCAAACCAAAAAAATCTTGTTAAAACCTTTCAAAACGCCTCAAGAATTAGAAGATAAACTCATGCAAGCCATGAAAAGTTTTTAG